CGCGGGTGGTGCCGAGAGTTGGGGGAGTGAGGTTGACTTCGAATCAGCCAGAGATGGGGCGACCACAGAGCAGGCAGCCCCAAGGGCCGCGGTACTGGCTGCTGTTGTCAGTAAGAAATGAACAGGCTTCATCCAGTTTGGCCAAAGGTCAAAGCCCGGTGGAGAAGCCGACATCCTCCGGACGGCGCGAGATTAACGACTGGCGGGACCCTGCGCAAGTCGAAAGGGTCAACTTCTGAGTCGAACACATCGCAATCCCAGCTTGAGATCGACTGTGCTGCAGTTGCTTAGCCCACTTCCAGCTGTCGAATCGCTTCGAACAGAACCACGCCCACGGCTGTCGCGAGATTCAGACTTCTCACCACACCGCCGTGGTCGACCGACCCGGTCATCGGGATCAGCAGGCGTTGGTCGACCTCGCTGAGGAGCTCCGGTGGTAGGCCGCTGCTCTCCCGTCCAAACAGCAACCAGTCGTCGGGGCGGTAAGCAATGCGGTGATAGGGCTCACTGGCATGGCGGCTCAACGCGAGCAGCCGACCGC
This DNA window, taken from Synechococcus sp. LTW-R, encodes the following:
- a CDS encoding tRNA (cytidine(34)-2'-O)-methyltransferase, yielding MPKVVLFQPEIPPNTGNVARSCVATCTELHLIEPLGFQIDDRTLKRAGLDYWPWVQLVRHANWDAFQAFRHQQGGRLLALSRHASEPYHRIAYRPDDWLLFGRESSGLPPELLSEVDQRLLIPMTGSVDHGGVVRSLNLATAVGVVLFEAIRQLEVG